The following proteins are encoded in a genomic region of Streptomyces sp. SLBN-31:
- a CDS encoding dihydrofolate reductase family protein, producing MDQLLRVMNFNVSGDGIGAGEHQSLERPFGHDHPERLFAWAGATASWPMRTDPGGSRGLDDYFTRDFARNIGAEIMGRNKFGPQRGPWHDHEWRGWWGEEPPFRTPVFVMTHHKRPSFMLSDTTFHFVDGTPAAVLERAREAARGKDVRLGGGVTTIRQFLDADLVDTMHVAVSPVKLGSGLRLWESPDELRDRFHLEVVPSPSGVTHHLFWRR from the coding sequence GTGGATCAACTGCTGAGAGTCATGAACTTCAACGTCTCGGGTGACGGAATCGGCGCCGGTGAGCACCAGAGTCTCGAGCGGCCGTTCGGCCACGATCATCCCGAGAGGCTGTTCGCCTGGGCCGGCGCCACGGCAAGCTGGCCCATGCGCACGGATCCCGGGGGGAGCCGGGGCCTGGACGACTACTTCACTCGGGACTTCGCACGCAACATCGGTGCCGAGATCATGGGCCGCAACAAATTCGGGCCCCAGCGCGGGCCCTGGCACGATCATGAGTGGCGCGGCTGGTGGGGTGAGGAACCCCCGTTCCGCACGCCGGTGTTCGTCATGACCCACCACAAACGTCCGTCGTTCATGCTCTCCGACACCACGTTCCACTTCGTCGACGGCACCCCGGCCGCGGTCCTCGAACGGGCGCGGGAAGCGGCGCGGGGCAAGGACGTCCGGCTCGGCGGTGGGGTCACCACCATCCGACAGTTCCTCGATGCCGACCTTGTCGACACCATGCATGTGGCCGTCTCGCCGGTAAAGCTCGGGTCCGGACTGCGCCTGTGGGAGTCCCCCGACGAACTGCGCGATCGGTTCCACCTGGAGGTCGTGCCCAGCCCGAGCGGCGTGACACACCACCTGTTCTGGCGAAGGTGA
- a CDS encoding ABC transporter ATP-binding protein has translation MSADTSPAIRLRGASKIFRTPSGGLHTAVRELDLTVGRGEFVAVVGPTGCGKSTTLTLVSGLEEPTEGEVLVAGEPVRGVGDKVGFVFQQDATFPWRTVLSNVMAGPRFRGVPKAEAKQKAREWLARVGLAAFEDRYPHQLSGGQRKRVALAATFVNDPEILLMDEPFSALDVQTRALMSDELLELWEGTGASVVFVTHDLEESIALADKVVVMTAGPATVKHVFDIDLPRPRKVESVRLEPRFIEIYREIWESLGEEVRITRERGAADVA, from the coding sequence ATGAGCGCAGACACCAGCCCCGCCATCCGGCTGCGGGGCGCGAGCAAGATCTTCAGGACCCCGTCGGGGGGTCTGCACACGGCGGTGAGGGAACTCGACCTCACCGTCGGGCGCGGCGAGTTCGTGGCCGTCGTAGGACCGACCGGATGCGGCAAGTCGACCACGCTGACCCTGGTCAGCGGGTTGGAGGAGCCCACCGAGGGCGAGGTTCTGGTCGCCGGGGAACCGGTGCGCGGCGTCGGCGACAAGGTCGGTTTCGTCTTCCAGCAGGACGCCACCTTCCCCTGGCGTACCGTCCTGTCCAACGTCATGGCCGGCCCCCGCTTCCGCGGTGTGCCCAAGGCGGAGGCCAAGCAGAAGGCGCGCGAGTGGCTGGCCAGGGTCGGACTCGCCGCGTTCGAGGACCGTTATCCGCACCAGCTCTCCGGCGGTCAGCGCAAGCGCGTCGCGCTCGCCGCCACCTTCGTCAACGACCCCGAGATCCTGCTGATGGACGAGCCCTTCTCGGCGCTCGACGTGCAGACCAGGGCGCTGATGTCGGACGAGCTGCTGGAGCTGTGGGAGGGAACGGGCGCCTCGGTCGTGTTCGTCACCCACGACCTGGAGGAGTCCATCGCGCTGGCCGACAAGGTCGTCGTCATGACGGCCGGTCCCGCCACCGTCAAGCACGTCTTCGACATCGACCTGCCGCGGCCGCGCAAGGTCGAGTCGGTGCGCCTGGAACCGCGGTTCATCGAGATCTACCGCGAGATCTGGGAGTCGCTCGGCGAAGAGGTCCGCATCACCCGCGAGAGGGGTGCCGCCGATGTCGCCTGA
- a CDS encoding cation acetate symporter, which produces MTGHHQTLAILLFSAFVAVTLAITTWVSRNRRGSAEEFYVGGRLFSPLENGFAIAGDYMSAASFLGVAGLIALFGYDGLLYVVGFLVAWLLVLFLVAELVRNCGRFTLADVIVARMSERPVRVAAGTSSVTVSVLYLVAQMVGAGSLVALLLGGTSQAARAWTIVGVGALMVVYVSMGGMRATTWIQIVKAMLLLGGTVALTVLVLLRFHGDVDRLLQTAAERSGHGDAFLAPGLKYGADWTARLDFISLGLALVLGTAGLPHILSRFYTVPTARAARRSVLWSIGLIGGFYLMTIVLGFGAAAIVGPNSIRGSNAAGNTAVPLLALDLGGGADSTGGAVLFAVVAAIAFATILAVVAGITLASSASVAHDLYTSLRRGRGEPRSEVAVARVASVGIGVVAIALGLLARDMNVAFLVGLAFAVAASANLPVLLYSLFWRGFTTRGAVWAVYGGLIPALGLVALSPVLSGSPDSLFPGVDFQYFPLQNPGIVSIPLGFLAGWLGTVSSAELPDEAKHAEIEVRSLTGAGAA; this is translated from the coding sequence ATGACGGGCCATCACCAGACGCTGGCAATACTGCTGTTCAGTGCGTTCGTCGCCGTCACACTGGCGATCACGACCTGGGTGAGCCGCAACCGCCGTGGCTCGGCGGAGGAGTTCTACGTCGGGGGACGACTTTTCTCACCCCTGGAGAATGGTTTTGCCATCGCCGGCGACTACATGTCGGCAGCATCCTTCCTCGGCGTCGCCGGGCTCATCGCGCTGTTCGGCTACGACGGGCTGCTGTATGTGGTGGGCTTCCTCGTGGCCTGGCTGCTGGTGCTGTTCCTGGTCGCCGAACTGGTGCGCAACTGCGGGCGGTTCACGCTCGCGGACGTGATCGTGGCACGGATGAGCGAGCGGCCGGTGCGGGTCGCGGCGGGAACCTCGTCGGTCACGGTGTCCGTTCTCTACCTGGTGGCGCAGATGGTGGGCGCGGGGAGCCTGGTGGCGTTGCTGCTCGGGGGGACGAGCCAGGCGGCGCGGGCGTGGACCATCGTCGGCGTCGGCGCGCTCATGGTCGTCTATGTGTCGATGGGCGGAATGCGGGCCACCACCTGGATCCAGATCGTGAAGGCGATGCTGCTGCTCGGCGGTACGGTCGCGTTGACCGTCCTCGTCCTGCTGCGGTTCCACGGAGATGTGGACAGGCTGCTGCAGACGGCGGCCGAGCGCAGCGGTCACGGTGACGCGTTCCTGGCCCCTGGGCTGAAGTACGGGGCGGACTGGACCGCCCGCCTCGACTTCATCAGCCTCGGACTCGCCCTGGTGCTCGGCACCGCGGGGCTGCCGCACATCCTGTCGCGCTTCTACACCGTGCCCACGGCGCGGGCGGCCCGGCGTTCGGTGCTCTGGTCGATCGGGCTCATCGGCGGCTTCTACCTCATGACGATCGTCCTCGGCTTCGGTGCGGCGGCGATCGTGGGCCCGAACTCGATCCGTGGGTCCAACGCGGCAGGGAACACGGCCGTCCCGCTCCTCGCCCTCGACCTGGGCGGCGGTGCCGACTCGACGGGCGGAGCGGTTCTGTTCGCGGTCGTGGCGGCCATCGCCTTCGCCACGATTCTCGCGGTGGTCGCCGGTATCACCCTCGCGTCCTCCGCGTCCGTGGCCCACGACCTCTACACCTCGCTGCGGCGCGGCCGGGGCGAGCCGCGCAGCGAGGTGGCGGTGGCGCGCGTCGCCTCGGTCGGTATCGGCGTGGTCGCGATCGCCCTCGGCCTGCTCGCGCGCGACATGAACGTCGCCTTCCTGGTGGGCCTCGCCTTCGCCGTTGCCGCGTCCGCGAACCTGCCGGTGCTGCTGTACTCGCTGTTCTGGCGGGGCTTCACCACCCGGGGCGCGGTGTGGGCCGTCTACGGCGGCCTGATCCCCGCGCTCGGGCTCGTGGCACTGTCGCCGGTGCTCTCGGGCAGCCCGGACTCACTGTTCCCGGGTGTCGACTTCCAGTACTTCCCCCTCCAGAACCCCGGCATCGTGTCGATCCCGCTGGGCTTCCTGGCCGGGTGGCTCGGCACGGTCAGCTCGGCCGAGCTGCCGGACGAGGCCAAGCACGCGGAGATCGAGGTGCGGTCACTGACGGGGGCGGGGGCCGCCTAG
- a CDS encoding response regulator transcription factor yields the protein MTEEAQTRTARVVVADDQTVVREGIVMLLGLLPGIEVVGSAGDGEEAVKLVAELAPDVVLMDLRMPRCDGVEATRRIRDEHPGTQVVVLTTFADDESLFPALRAGARGYLTKDAGGDEIVRAVHSVLSGDAGLSPSIQRRLLERLSEPEPRPAPPAEPPDGLTAREIEVLVLISEGLNNTQIGRRLHVSTATVKTHINNIFTKTGLKDRAQAVRYAYAKGIARPPAD from the coding sequence ATGACGGAAGAGGCGCAGACCAGGACCGCACGGGTGGTGGTCGCGGACGACCAGACCGTGGTCCGTGAGGGCATCGTGATGCTGCTGGGCCTGCTGCCGGGGATCGAGGTCGTCGGTTCGGCGGGAGACGGTGAGGAGGCGGTCAAGCTCGTCGCCGAACTCGCCCCCGACGTGGTGCTGATGGATCTGCGCATGCCGCGGTGCGACGGCGTGGAGGCGACCCGGCGCATTCGCGACGAGCATCCCGGCACGCAGGTCGTGGTGCTCACGACGTTCGCCGACGACGAGTCGTTGTTCCCGGCCCTGCGCGCGGGGGCGCGGGGTTACCTCACCAAGGACGCGGGAGGGGACGAGATCGTACGGGCCGTGCACAGCGTGCTGTCCGGGGACGCGGGGCTCTCCCCGAGCATCCAGCGCCGCTTGCTGGAGCGGCTGTCGGAGCCAGAGCCGCGTCCGGCGCCCCCGGCCGAGCCGCCGGACGGGCTGACCGCGCGGGAGATCGAGGTACTGGTGCTGATCTCGGAGGGGCTCAACAACACCCAGATCGGGCGCCGGCTGCATGTGTCCACGGCGACCGTGAAGACCCACATCAACAACATCTTCACCAAGACGGGCCTCAAGGACCGCGCTCAGGCGGTGCGTTACGCCTACGCGAAGGGAATCGCCCGCCCACCAGCGGATTGA
- a CDS encoding sensor histidine kinase → MSPTPPARRLRLGMPKRVFSQVLLMQVAIAAGVAVLATGLFLAPLSKQLDQEAMRRALAIAETTAQDPQIAEGVLTTPPSRNGPVQREAERIRVATNAEYIVVLNTHWVRWSHPTASEIGRKVSTSPKEALAGKKVMEIDRGTLGRSARGKVPLYDAHHRIIGAVSVGIAYDSVRARLLSAIPGLLAYAGGALAVGALAAWLVSRRVQRQTRDLAFSDISALLAEREAMLHGIREGVVALDRTGRIRLLNDEAHRLLSIDEEAVGRSPDEALGQGRTADILAGRVTGTDLLTVRGQRVLVANRMPTDDGGAVATLRDRTELEQLGRELDSTRGLIDALRAQDHEHANRMHTLLGLLELEMYDDAVEFVGEVVGDHRATAEQVTEKIRDPLLAALLVGKATVAAERGVALWISDRTRLPDRLVDPRGLVTVVGNLVDNALDAVAGTLHARVEVELRTEGRTVVLRVRDTGPGIPAEQRELVFTDGWSTKEAPAHRERGIGLSMVRRLAERQGGSATVGEAHGGGAEFTVVLPEALAEPEPVPTATTVAAKDTVAVKEES, encoded by the coding sequence ATGAGTCCCACTCCGCCCGCCCGCCGCCTGCGCCTCGGCATGCCGAAGCGGGTGTTCTCGCAGGTCCTGCTGATGCAGGTGGCGATCGCCGCGGGGGTCGCGGTGCTCGCGACCGGTCTGTTCCTCGCGCCGCTCAGCAAGCAGCTGGACCAGGAGGCGATGCGCAGGGCCTTGGCCATCGCCGAGACGACGGCGCAGGACCCGCAGATCGCCGAGGGCGTGCTCACCACTCCGCCGAGCAGAAACGGTCCGGTGCAGAGGGAGGCCGAGCGGATCCGGGTGGCCACGAACGCCGAGTACATCGTCGTGCTGAACACGCACTGGGTGCGCTGGTCGCATCCGACGGCCTCGGAGATCGGCCGGAAGGTCTCGACGAGCCCCAAGGAAGCCCTGGCTGGCAAGAAGGTCATGGAGATAGACCGGGGCACGCTGGGCCGCTCGGCCCGCGGCAAGGTGCCGCTCTACGACGCCCACCACCGCATCATCGGCGCGGTCTCCGTCGGCATCGCCTACGACAGCGTGCGGGCCCGGCTGCTGAGCGCCATTCCGGGGCTGCTCGCCTACGCGGGCGGCGCCCTGGCCGTAGGAGCGCTGGCCGCCTGGCTCGTCTCCCGCCGGGTCCAGCGGCAGACCCGCGACCTGGCCTTCTCCGACATCTCGGCGTTGCTCGCGGAGCGCGAGGCGATGTTGCACGGCATCCGGGAGGGCGTCGTCGCCCTGGACCGCACCGGCCGAATTCGCCTCCTCAACGACGAGGCCCACCGTCTGCTCAGCATCGACGAAGAGGCCGTCGGCCGCTCCCCCGACGAGGCCCTCGGCCAAGGGCGGACGGCCGACATTCTGGCCGGCCGGGTCACCGGCACCGACCTGCTCACCGTCCGCGGCCAGCGGGTCCTGGTCGCCAACCGCATGCCCACGGACGACGGCGGCGCCGTGGCCACCCTGCGCGACCGCACCGAGCTGGAGCAGCTCGGCCGGGAACTCGACTCGACGCGCGGCCTGATCGACGCGCTGCGTGCCCAGGACCACGAGCACGCCAACCGCATGCACACACTCCTGGGCCTGCTCGAACTGGAGATGTACGACGACGCCGTGGAGTTCGTCGGCGAGGTGGTCGGCGACCACCGGGCCACCGCGGAGCAGGTGACGGAGAAGATCCGGGATCCGTTGCTCGCGGCTCTGCTCGTCGGCAAGGCGACCGTGGCGGCCGAGCGGGGCGTCGCCCTGTGGATCTCGGACCGGACGCGGCTGCCGGACCGGTTGGTCGACCCCAGGGGGCTCGTCACGGTCGTCGGCAACCTGGTCGACAACGCGCTGGACGCCGTCGCGGGAACCCTCCACGCACGCGTGGAGGTCGAGTTGCGCACGGAGGGCCGTACCGTCGTCCTCAGAGTGCGCGACACGGGGCCCGGGATCCCGGCGGAACAACGCGAGCTGGTCTTCACCGACGGCTGGTCCACGAAGGAGGCGCCCGCGCACCGCGAGCGCGGCATCGGGCTCTCCATGGTGCGCCGGCTCGCCGAGAGGCAGGGCGGCAGCGCGACGGTGGGCGAGGCACACGGCGGCGGCGCGGAGTTCACCGTCGTCCTCCCGGAGGCCCTCGCCGAACCCGAGCCGGTGCCGACCGCCACCACTGTCGCCGCCAAGGACACGGTCGCCGTCAAGGAGGAGTCGTGA
- a CDS encoding DUF485 domain-containing protein codes for MQSSNDRPRGSGAGAESSAEHRAGRGQARAVVSGDMRYDDPWYDALAPGWGESTGAPVPASEPARRAREVRAAAAADVYLEVQRSAAFQEVRRRYRRFVVPAVFVFLAWYVTYVVTATAAPGLMARPVVGAVNVGMLAGIGQFLTTFLLAWAYARHARLRRDRAALDLRWDTQELTRSVEGGAS; via the coding sequence ATGCAGTCAAGCAATGACCGTCCCCGCGGCAGTGGGGCCGGCGCCGAGAGTTCTGCCGAACACCGCGCGGGCCGTGGCCAGGCGCGTGCCGTGGTGTCCGGGGACATGAGGTACGACGATCCGTGGTACGACGCGCTCGCCCCGGGCTGGGGCGAGTCGACGGGAGCCCCGGTACCCGCGTCCGAGCCCGCACGCCGGGCGAGGGAGGTGCGAGCGGCAGCGGCGGCGGACGTCTATCTGGAGGTGCAGCGCAGTGCGGCGTTCCAGGAAGTGCGCCGCCGCTACCGGAGGTTCGTGGTGCCGGCGGTCTTCGTCTTCCTCGCCTGGTACGTGACCTACGTCGTGACCGCCACGGCCGCGCCGGGGCTGATGGCGCGGCCGGTGGTGGGCGCCGTGAACGTCGGGATGCTCGCGGGAATCGGTCAGTTCCTCACCACGTTCCTGCTGGCCTGGGCCTACGCACGGCATGCGCGGCTGCGCAGGGACCGGGCCGCGCTCGATCTGCGCTGGGACACCCAGGAACTGACGCGCTCGGTCGAGGGCGGTGCCTCATGA
- a CDS encoding response regulator — MIDVLVVDDDFRVAEINAKYVGKVPGFRVAARAHSAAQALATVQRGGVDLVLLDHYLPDQTGLELVHRMREQGHGTDVIMITAAGDVTTVQTAMRLGALHYLVKPFTFAALRTRLDSYAALRRTVDRVGGRGIAGQEQVDRIFGALRTAPAPSSPGLPSGHSEPTTDLICHVLHDADHPLSAHEVAAETGLSRSTAQRYLRHLEQAGRLRLTLKYGDTGRPEHLYSWVAP, encoded by the coding sequence ATGATTGACGTCCTGGTCGTGGACGACGACTTCCGCGTCGCTGAGATCAACGCCAAGTACGTGGGGAAGGTTCCCGGTTTCCGGGTGGCCGCCCGCGCGCACAGCGCCGCGCAGGCGCTGGCCACCGTGCAGCGCGGCGGTGTCGACCTGGTGCTGCTCGACCACTACCTGCCCGATCAGACCGGCCTCGAACTCGTCCACCGCATGCGGGAACAGGGCCACGGCACCGACGTCATCATGATCACCGCGGCCGGCGACGTGACGACGGTGCAGACCGCGATGCGCCTGGGCGCCCTGCACTACCTGGTGAAACCGTTCACCTTCGCCGCCCTGCGGACCCGCCTGGACTCCTACGCCGCCCTGCGCCGCACGGTCGACCGGGTCGGCGGACGCGGCATCGCCGGCCAGGAGCAGGTCGACCGCATCTTCGGCGCCCTGCGCACCGCACCGGCGCCCTCCTCACCGGGCCTGCCCAGCGGCCACTCGGAGCCGACGACCGACCTGATCTGCCACGTCCTGCACGACGCCGACCACCCGCTCTCCGCCCACGAGGTCGCCGCCGAGACAGGCCTGAGCCGCTCCACCGCCCAGCGCTACCTCCGCCACCTCGAACAGGCCGGCCGCCTGCGCCTGACCCTCAAATACGGCGACACGGGCCGCCCGGAACACCTGTACTCGTGGGTCGCGCCATGA
- a CDS encoding ABC transporter substrate-binding protein gives MRKSARISALAAVGVLALSSLTACANDAASSTSADAGSKGDGKGTKVKIMVGGLDKVIYLPAMLTQRLGYFDAEGLDVELLSEPAGVQAETALVSGQVQGAVGFYDHTLDLQTKQKYVESVVQFSQAPGEVEIVSNKAAGDITSPKDFKGKKLGVTGLGSSTDFLTKYLAVKNGVKVSDFAPVAVGAGPTFIAALQKGAIDGGMTTDPTVATILDKKAGKVLLDMRTPEGSQKALGGPYPSSSLYMQTDWVNSHKDTVQKLANAFVKTLNWMSTHSASEIAAKMPADYSQGNKALYAQAVKSTLPMFTKDGVMPANGPETVEKVLKAFNPNIKNAKVDLSKTFTTEFVEKAKG, from the coding sequence ATGCGCAAGTCCGCCAGAATCTCCGCCCTCGCCGCCGTCGGCGTCCTCGCCCTGTCCTCCCTCACCGCCTGCGCCAACGACGCGGCGAGCAGCACCTCCGCCGACGCCGGCAGCAAGGGCGACGGCAAGGGTACGAAGGTCAAGATCATGGTGGGCGGCCTGGACAAGGTCATCTACCTGCCCGCGATGCTGACCCAGCGGCTCGGCTACTTCGACGCCGAGGGACTCGACGTGGAACTGCTGAGCGAGCCGGCCGGCGTGCAGGCCGAGACCGCGCTCGTCTCGGGGCAGGTCCAGGGGGCCGTCGGCTTCTACGACCACACGCTCGACCTGCAGACGAAGCAGAAGTACGTCGAGTCCGTCGTGCAGTTCTCGCAGGCGCCCGGCGAGGTGGAGATCGTCTCGAACAAGGCCGCGGGCGACATCACCTCGCCCAAGGACTTCAAGGGGAAGAAGCTCGGCGTCACCGGGCTCGGCTCCTCCACCGACTTCCTCACCAAGTACCTGGCGGTCAAGAACGGAGTGAAGGTCAGCGACTTCGCGCCGGTCGCCGTCGGTGCCGGGCCGACCTTCATCGCGGCGCTGCAGAAGGGCGCCATCGACGGCGGTATGACGACCGACCCGACCGTCGCCACGATCCTGGACAAGAAGGCGGGCAAGGTCCTCCTGGACATGCGGACCCCCGAGGGCTCCCAGAAGGCGCTCGGCGGACCGTACCCGTCGTCAAGCCTGTACATGCAGACGGACTGGGTCAACAGTCACAAGGACACTGTCCAGAAGTTGGCCAATGCATTCGTAAAGACGCTCAACTGGATGTCCACGCACAGCGCCTCCGAGATAGCCGCCAAGATGCCCGCGGACTACTCGCAGGGGAACAAGGCGCTCTACGCGCAGGCCGTCAAGAGCACCCTGCCCATGTTCACCAAGGACGGCGTGATGCCGGCGAACGGCCCCGAGACCGTCGAGAAGGTGCTCAAGGCGTTCAACCCGAACATCAAGAACGCCAAGGTCGATCTGAGCAAGACCTTCACCACCGAGTTCGTGGAGAAGGCCAAGGGCTGA
- a CDS encoding sensor histidine kinase, whose protein sequence is MTENAWTHWPSREALGRAGISRPRRLLAWLVRLLVLGMLLWGTYDSTHVHGWGVVGAVAGVLLAGAVAWGFWRTTLAHRLLPSLALMAALLGLAVLGQAAGFRTAALVLSCGCAISALERLPLAAAVPVTSVSLAAYAAVNNDVWLTTAVTTAGLALAGYTLRLDAEARGNAQRLLAQERAARVAEAESAALAERARIAREIHDVLAHSLSAQLVHLEAARLLIERGADRDKILERVVAARGMARDGLDETRQALSALRGELTPLEDFLTQLVGTSAGAEVTVAGERRPLPAEASQAVRRVAQEALTNVRKHAAGAKVRIRLEYDAHQVTLDVRDSGGSPGDLTGSGAGYGLLGMRERAELLGGSLEAGPDDEGFVVTLKVPV, encoded by the coding sequence GTGACGGAGAACGCCTGGACACACTGGCCCTCCAGGGAGGCGCTGGGCCGTGCGGGAATCTCCCGGCCCCGGCGGCTGCTCGCCTGGCTCGTACGACTGCTGGTGCTCGGCATGCTGCTGTGGGGCACCTACGACAGCACCCACGTCCACGGATGGGGCGTTGTAGGAGCCGTCGCGGGAGTCCTCTTGGCCGGCGCAGTCGCCTGGGGATTCTGGCGCACCACCCTCGCCCACCGACTCCTTCCCTCGCTCGCGCTCATGGCCGCTCTCCTGGGACTCGCCGTCCTGGGACAGGCAGCCGGCTTCAGGACCGCGGCCCTCGTCCTGTCGTGCGGCTGCGCCATCAGCGCCCTGGAGCGGCTGCCCCTGGCCGCCGCCGTACCCGTGACGTCGGTCTCCCTCGCCGCCTACGCCGCCGTGAACAACGACGTGTGGCTGACCACCGCGGTGACGACGGCCGGACTGGCGCTCGCCGGGTACACCCTGCGTCTTGACGCCGAGGCCCGGGGCAACGCCCAGCGGCTGCTCGCCCAGGAGCGCGCCGCGCGGGTCGCCGAGGCCGAGTCGGCTGCGCTCGCGGAACGGGCCAGGATCGCGCGCGAGATCCACGACGTGCTCGCCCACAGCCTCTCGGCGCAGCTCGTGCACTTGGAGGCGGCCCGGCTGCTCATCGAGCGGGGAGCCGACCGGGACAAGATCCTCGAACGGGTGGTGGCGGCGCGCGGCATGGCCCGCGACGGGCTCGACGAGACCCGGCAGGCGCTGTCCGCGCTGCGCGGCGAGCTGACTCCGCTGGAGGACTTCCTGACGCAGCTCGTCGGTACGTCGGCCGGTGCCGAGGTCACCGTTGCGGGTGAGCGCAGGCCGCTGCCGGCGGAGGCCTCGCAGGCAGTCCGCAGGGTCGCCCAGGAAGCCCTGACGAACGTGCGCAAACACGCGGCGGGGGCCAAGGTCCGCATACGGCTGGAGTACGACGCCCATCAAGTGACGCTGGACGTACGGGATTCGGGCGGCTCACCGGGCGACCTGACCGGGTCGGGCGCCGGGTACGGTCTGCTGGGCATGCGCGAGCGTGCCGAGCTGTTGGGCGGCTCGTTGGAGGCCGGGCCGGACGATGAGGGGTTCGTGGTGACGCTGAAGGTGCCGGTATGA
- a CDS encoding ABC transporter permease, with the protein MSPEVLSTPVVDTVKAPDRAHSRARAARRRRIVVQATRVLLLVAVLGLWEVFSRAKVIDPFNFSMPSKIWDQIWTWVTHGTALGPLGEQIWYTLYEALLGWVLGVVAGVVLGIALGRIRFLADVLGPYIKVLNSMPRIILAPIFLIWFGLGPASKVASAVVLVFFPVFFNAFQGAREVDRNLVANARILGASDRRVTLQVVIPSATSWIFTSLHVSFGFALIGAIVGEYIGATKGIGLLVSQSQNTFNAAGVYAAMVILAVVALAAEGLLTFVERRVFRWKPTNS; encoded by the coding sequence ATGTCGCCTGAGGTTCTCAGCACGCCGGTCGTCGACACCGTCAAGGCCCCGGACCGCGCCCACTCACGCGCGCGTGCCGCCCGCAGACGTCGGATCGTCGTCCAGGCCACCCGCGTCCTGCTCCTGGTCGCCGTCCTCGGCCTGTGGGAGGTGTTCTCCCGCGCGAAGGTCATCGATCCGTTCAACTTCTCGATGCCGTCGAAGATCTGGGACCAGATCTGGACCTGGGTCACCCACGGGACCGCGCTCGGCCCCCTGGGCGAGCAGATCTGGTACACGCTCTACGAGGCGCTGCTCGGCTGGGTGCTCGGCGTGGTCGCCGGTGTCGTGCTCGGCATCGCCCTTGGGCGGATCCGCTTCCTCGCCGATGTCCTTGGTCCATACATCAAGGTGCTGAACTCGATGCCGAGGATCATCCTGGCCCCGATCTTCCTCATCTGGTTCGGTCTCGGCCCGGCGTCCAAGGTCGCCTCGGCCGTCGTCCTGGTCTTCTTCCCGGTGTTCTTCAACGCCTTCCAGGGCGCCCGCGAGGTCGACCGCAACCTGGTCGCCAACGCCCGCATCCTGGGCGCCAGCGACCGCCGGGTGACCCTTCAGGTCGTCATCCCGTCGGCCACCTCCTGGATCTTCACCAGCCTCCACGTCAGCTTCGGCTTCGCGCTCATCGGCGCCATCGTCGGCGAGTACATCGGTGCCACCAAGGGCATCGGCCTGCTCGTCTCGCAGTCCCAGAACACCTTCAACGCCGCCGGTGTGTACGCGGCCATGGTGATCCTCGCCGTCGTCGCGCTGGCGGCCGAAGGACTGCTCACCTTCGTCGAGCGCCGCGTCTTCCGCTGGAAACCGACGAACTCCTAG
- a CDS encoding response regulator: protein MIEVLVVDDDTRVAQVNAAYVEKVPGFHVAGEAHNAAEALRQLEALPRLDLVLMDHYLPDETGLAVVQEMRRRGHQTDVIMVTAARDVATVQAAMRHGALQYLVKPFAFAGLRAKLEAYAELRRRLDGGGEAEQAEVDRIFGVLSAPSDPGLPKGHSPTTAGLVRQALMNAEGPLSAQELADRTGVSRQTAQRYLKLLERTGRARLTLKYGDAGRPEHRYVWATRA from the coding sequence ATGATCGAGGTCCTGGTCGTGGACGACGACACCAGGGTGGCCCAGGTCAACGCCGCCTACGTCGAGAAGGTGCCCGGCTTCCACGTCGCCGGCGAGGCGCACAACGCGGCCGAGGCGTTGCGGCAGTTGGAGGCGCTGCCCCGGCTGGACCTGGTCCTCATGGATCACTACCTGCCCGACGAGACCGGCCTGGCGGTCGTCCAGGAGATGCGTCGGCGCGGCCACCAGACCGACGTGATCATGGTGACGGCGGCCCGGGACGTGGCGACGGTGCAGGCCGCGATGCGGCACGGCGCGCTGCAGTACCTGGTCAAGCCGTTCGCCTTCGCGGGGCTCCGCGCCAAGCTGGAGGCGTACGCGGAGCTGCGCCGCCGGCTCGACGGCGGTGGCGAGGCCGAACAGGCCGAGGTCGACCGCATCTTCGGCGTCCTGTCGGCGCCCTCGGATCCGGGGCTGCCCAAGGGGCACTCCCCCACCACCGCCGGGCTGGTGCGTCAGGCCCTGATGAACGCGGAAGGGCCGCTGTCGGCCCAGGAGCTGGCCGACCGGACCGGGGTGAGCCGCCAGACCGCCCAGCGCTATCTGAAGCTCCTGGAGCGCACGGGCCGCGCCCGGCTGACCCTGAAGTACGGCGACGCGGGCCGCCCTGAACACCGTTACGTGTGGGCGACCCGCGCCTGA